The Campylobacter concisus sequence ATCACTTCCTGCAATGATTAATATATTTTTCATCTATCTCCCTTGCAACCTGAAATTTTATCAACACTAAAAGGATCATCGACCTTCCAAATACTTGAATACTTCTTAATGCTATTTTTTAATGCATCTACTAAATAATCCACGTCTTGTAGCGTATGCGTATAGTGGAGTCCAGCCCTTACCCAGCCTGGCTTATGGGTAAATAGTGCATCTTCTTTTAAGTGAAGCAAATCATGTCCATATGGCCCAGCACAAGAACATCCTGCACGCGTTTGAATGCCATATTCTTTGCTTAAAACTTTAGCTAGTTCATAAGGCGAAACACCAGTCACATTAAAAGAAAATATCGGCAAACGCTTTATGTTATTTGTATGATAGCACGTAAGCTCAGGAATTTCTGCTAGTCTTTTCTCAAAATACTCTCCAAGCTCGCTCTCGTTTTCATATATTGTCCCAAATCCTATCTCATTTCTTAGCCTATAAGCCAAATTTGCCCTTATAAGTCCTAAAATAGGCGGAGTGCCAGCCTCTTCTAGCTGCTCACTATCTTTTACAAATATAGCGTAGTTTTTGCTGACATAACTTACCGTTCCACCACCAGCAAATGTCGGCTCATCTGAGTTTGCAAGTATCTTTTTTATAGCAAGAAGCCCACAACTTCCAACTCCACCAAGCAATTTATGAGGAGATAAAAAAAGAGCATCAAAATAGTCACAATCAATATTTCCATAAGCGCTAAAACTTGCAGCATCAAATGCCACAATGCCACCATAAGATTTTATAAGAGTGTAAATTTTGCGGTAGTCGCTCAAAATTCCAGTCACATTTGAAGCCACACTAAAAGTTGCAATGATCTCACGACCGACATTTATCCTTAAAATTTGCTCCAAATGGTTAAAGTCGATCCCTCCATTTTTATCAAGCCTGATACGCTCAACCTCACAAAGTGCTTGCCTAAAGCTTATCTCATTTGAATGATGCTCATAAGGGCCAAGCACTACAAGTGGAGAATTTTCATCTGGCTTTAGGGCATATCTTTTTTTAAGTGCTGGCGGTGCATAAATTCCTAAAATTTCTTGAAATTTCTTTATCGCACCGGTAGCTCCATTGCCACAAGCAAAAAGATAAAAACTATCATCAAGTCCTAGTAAGCTTTTTAATTCACGTCTTGAATCTTCATAAATTTGAGCGGTTTTATAGGCGTTTGATGAGCTGATAGAGTGCGTATTTGCATATGTTTGAAGTATTTTTGCCATCTCATCTTCGATAGGTTTATAAGCTAGCCCTGAAGCTGTAAAATCAAAATAATAAATGCCATTTTTTAAAATTATATTTTCTCTAATATGCTCTAAATTTACCAAATCACAACCCTTGTTTTTTGCGTAGCATTATAGATTACTTTAGCTAAAATATACTACAATGCCCAAATAAAGGAGCCGATATAAAAGCTTTAAAATCAACATTTGAGCGAATGAAACACCTTGATATAAATGAACTTATTAAATTTCATCTCGTCTTTGATGAGTTTGATTTAAAGCACTCATATTATGATGTTTTTGAAGCGATCGAGGCTGAAATTTTAAACAATTTCTTAGCCTTGATGCCAAGATTTTACTTCGAATCCGATACAAACGATGCTATAAAATCTGCCCTCATAAAACTCGCACGAAGCGATAGAAAAAAATTTAGCGTAAATAAAATTTTACCTCAAAGCCTAGCTAGCAAAGTCTACGCAAAGCTTTTTGAAAAGAATTTTTTACTGCTAGAAAAAAGTAGAGAAGTACTGCCAAAAAGATCAAAAAAACAAATGCTAAAAAAAGAAGAAAGGGGCTATAAAGTTGAAGATAAAATACATTTTAATAGCCATTTTTCAAGGTTTTGGTTTAGATTTATAGAGCCAAATTTAAGCTTACTAAAAGCTGGTAAAAATGATGAAATTTTAGCCATTATAAAAAAGGAATTTGACGAATATGCAAGCCTTGGATTTGAAATTTTGTGCGGTGAGCTCATGGCAAAAAAATTTATGATTAATGGCATATTTTTAAGTAGCTTTTGGAGCAGAAATATAGAGCTTGATATGCTATTAAATATAGGTGGCAAGATCATAGTCGGCGAGGCAAAATACAAAGAGAGAAAGGTTTGCAAAAACGTGCTAAATTTACTATTAAAAAAATGCGAAAAACTAAATATTAAGCCAGATATTATTGCTCTTTTTTCAAAGAGTGGATTTAGTAGCGAGCTAAGAAATTTAAAGGATGAAAGGCTAAAGCTTTATGAAATTAGCGATTTTGAGGAACTTTTAAAATGAACGAACACGATATCCAAGCTGGCTTAAAAAGCCTGATAGAGCAGACTTATCTGATAGAAAATGAATATAAAAATTTAACATCATCTTACGCAAGCTTGCAAAATTTCATTAAAGATATTGTAGAAATTTTGCCAAATGCTATCTGGGTGTTAGATGAAAATGATGAGATCTTTTTACAAAACTCAGAAGCAGTAAGGCTTGGTAAAATTTTTAAAGAGATACCAAAAAAAGAGGGCGAGATAAATGTAGATGGACAAATTTATCTTTTTAAAACAAGCTCTAAAGACAATAAACTAATAATCTCCGCAACAAATATAACAGTAGAAAAACGCACCGAGCGCCTTGCCTCTATGGGCCAAGTAGCAGCTCACCTAGCCCACGAGATCAGAAATCCAGTAGGCTCCATCTCGCTTTTAGCTTCAACTCTACTTAAAAGAGCTGATGAGCGCACAAAGCCTATCGTAAATCAAATACAAAAAGCTACATGGCGAGTCGAACGCATAATCAAAGCCACTCTACTTTTTACAAAGGGTCTTAACATAAATGCACAAATTTTTGACTTCTCGCAGCTTAAAAAAGAGTGCGAAGAGGCTATAAATTTTTACGACTATTCAAAGGATATTAAATTTAGCCTAGAATTTCCAGATGGCAAATATACGGGCGATCTTAATCTGCTAGCCATCGTCTTTCAAAATATTTTATTTAACGCCATTGATGCCATCGAAGAGAGCGATGATGATGAAGGAGAGATCATTTTAAGCTATGAAAAAACACCAAGTGAGCATAAATTTATCATTTATGATAGTGGTGAGCCTATCAAAGATAAAGCCATAGTCTTTGAGCCATTTAAAAGTAGCAAGCTAAAAGGAAACGGCCTTGGACTGCACCTTTGCTTGCAGATCATAGAGGCTCACAAAGGCAGTATCGAGATCACACTAAATCCAAAAACATTTTGCATAAATTTACCAATAAAGGAGAAAGAATGAACATACAAAACGAACTTGAGGCTTTTAAAAAATCTCTTCAAACGCTTGATCTGAGAGAAATTTCAAACAATGGAGCAAAAAACGTTGCATTTATCTGTATCGATATGATAGAAGCATTTGCTGGCAGTGGCGCGCTCGCTAGTCAAAGAGTAGCTGCTTTATCAAAAGGGATCGCAACACTTTTTGATAGAGCGTGGAAAGATTTTGGCTTTAGAAATTTTATCCTTATAGAAGATAGGCACACCAGTGATTCAAAAGAATTTGAGAACTTTTTGCCACATGCTATACTTGATACAAATGAGATAAAAACCGTAAAAGAGATAGAGAATCTAAGCTTTTTTAAAGAGTTCAAGACATTTTATAAAAACTCTTTAAGCATCGCATTTAATAAAGAATTTGAGAAATTTTTAGAGCAAAACCCACAAATTGATACTTTTGTTATTACCGGAGATTGCACTGATATGTGCGTTTATCAGTGCGTTAGTTATCTTAAACTACGAGCCAATGAATACAATAAAAAATCAAGAGTTATCGTGCCGTTTGATCTTACGCAAACATATGACATACCAGGACACAATGGCGATTTTTACCACGAGATGTTTTCTCTTCATATGAAGCTAGCACTTGGTGCTGATGTGGTAAAGAGTATTAAATTTTAAAGCTTACTTGAAATATTTATGAGCCTATTTAGCTCGTCAAATTTAAAGCTAAGCTCGTTTTTATTCGCTACGATCTCATTAGGACTTTCGCTAAATTTCATATCACAGCTTAGCAAAAGTCCTTTTATAAAGATTTTGTGATCTAGTTCGTAAGTGCTTAAACACTCATTTACTACGCTCAAAAGCTCATTTGCTAGCACTGGCTCTTCAAAGACCACATCTGATCTAAAAGCCACATACGCAGCTCCGCCCTCGTACTCTATCCTATAATAATTTTGTTCATCAAAAGCGGTGCAAAGAATCATACTAATCGTGTGACCATTAAAATTTTCATCTAGCTCAAATTGTGGCGTACTAAATGCACTAAGCCCAAATTTTTCGCCAAACTCACGTGCTTTATTTGCAAGCTCAAGTAACCTCTCATCAAAGCCATTTATATTTTCATAACCCCAAAGCCACGTATTTGACGAGAAGCTTTCAGAGCCAATAAACTGCATGTCAAACTCACGCCCATCAAAGTAAATTTTGCCACTATCAAAATCAACCTGCCAGTTGCTACCTTCAACAAGTAGCTTAAATGCACATTTTTGAAGTAATGTCGCTTTGCCAACACATGCGCTAAAAAGCTCGCTCCAGTTACTTTTATCTACGCCAAGCTTATCTAAAAACATCGCTTCTCCGGGTATTAGCAAGCTATTGCTTGAAGTGCTTTTTCTTTAAAGCTGTCATTTACAACAAATTTTGTCTTATAGACAAAAATTTGAGCCGTATTTTCATTTTTTATCTTAATAACAAGGCGTTTATCGTTGTGTGTGCCACTTTTTATATGTTCGTTATAGCCAAGATTATAAAGATTAGTGATCTTATCTTTGCTAAGCTCACTAAGGCATAAAAGTACCTCTAGCTCAGCATACTCTCTTGCTTTTTGAGGGGCGCTCGCCTCTTCATTTTTAGAAAATTTAGAGTTTTGTTTTAGCTTTCTTGTTTTAAAGTCTAAATTTTGCGCATCTTCTAGGCTATAAACCTCGTTTAAATTTGTCCTTACAAATTGATCATCTTTTGTGATATTTATCCTAAAAGCATAAGGTAGGTCGCGTTTTGCTTCATCTTTTACTATATCTTCGATGTTGCCAAGCTCTCTTTCAAAGACTGCGATCTCGATATTTCCGTGAAAATCAAGCACGTTTATAGTGCCCATTTTCTTGCCACTTTTGGTTATCCTTGTGCTAAAGTCCTCGATCTTACCAACGACTAAAATTTCAGCGCTTTGCGGCAAGCTCTCAAATTCTGAGCTTAGAGTGTATTTTATCTTATTAATCTCATCTTTATAATCATCAAGCGGGTGGCCTGAGAGGTAGATACCAACACTCTCTTGCTCAAATTTTAAAATTTGCTTGATGTCAAATTCATCATTTATCGTGACAAAATTTATCTTCACATCGTTCATGCTCTCATCTTCGCCAAATAAGCTCTCAACAGCATTTTTACGGATCTGAGCAGCACTTTTGCAAGCTTCTATGATATTTTCTACATTTTGCATAAGCATCTTACGACTAAAGCCAAACTCATCAAAACATCCAGCTTTTATGAGGCTTTCAAAGACCTTTTTATTGACCTTAAATGGATCGATCCTTGAGACAAAGTCATCCATACTCTTAAATTCGCCATTTGCTTCACGCTCAGTGATAATGTTTTCAATAGCCGCTCCGCCAACGCCTTTAATCGCACCAAGCCCAAAGATAATGCCGTCATGATCGCCATTTTTAACGACGCTAAATTCTTTAGTTGATTTATTGATAGATGGTGGCAAAGTGTCTATATTTATGCGTTTTATCTCATCGATATAGCGAACGATCTTATCGACGTTGCTCTCTTCGCTTGTAAGAAGTGCAGCCATAAATTCAGCCGGATAGTAAGCCTTAAGATAAGCAGTTTGAAAGGTAACATAAGCGTAAGCTGCGGAGTGAGATTTATTAAAGCCATATCCCGCAAATTTTACAATTAGCTCGAAAAGATCGTCTGCTTTTTGTCCATTTAGCCCTTTTGCCTCAGCACCTTTTACAAACTCACCCTTTAGTCTGTCCATCTCTTCTTTGATCTTTTTACCCATCGCACGACGTACAAGGTCCGCCCCACCAAGGCTAAAGCCGCCTATAGCTTGAACGATTTGCATAACTTGCTCTTGATAGACGATGACGCCGTATGTTGGCGCAAGGATTGACTCAAGCTCTTTAAATGAGTAGGTTATCTCGGCCTCGCCATGTTTTCTTTTGACGAAGTCATCAAGCATACCACTCTCCATCGGTCCTGGGCGGTAGAGTGCTAGCATCGCGACGATATCCTCAAAGCAGTCTGGGCGCAAGCTAGTTCCTAGCTTTCTCATGCCCTCACCCTCGATTTGGAAAATTCCTATCGCTTGGCCGCTTTGTATCATTTTATAAACATTAGAATCGTTTTTATCGATCTGCTCCCAAATGATGTCCTTGCCAGTTCGTTGTTTTACCAGCTTTATGGCATTATCGATAACCGTTAGTGTTTTTAGTCCAAGAAAGTCAAATTTTATTAAATCCACATCCTCAAGATATTTAAGGCTATACTGCGTAACATATCGATCTTCTGGGCTATTTGGCTGACGAAATAGCGGAGTTTTATTCCACAGCTCCTCATTTGAGATAACGACACCTGCTGCGTGCTGGCCGGCATTTCTGTTTAGCCCCTCAAGATCAAGTGCAAATTTCCAAATTTTAGCAGCCTTTGGATTTTGACTTATTAGCTCAGCTATCTTTGGCTCTTTTTCATAAGCATCTTTTAGCGTAATACCAAGTTCATCAGGTATTAGCTTTGCCATCGCATCGGCTTCGGCGTAAGGCATATCACAAACTCTAGCAACGTCTCTAATGACACCTTTTGCAAGCAATTTACCAAAGGTAATAACGCCAGCAACGTTAAATTTTCCGTATTTTTGCGTAACATAGTCAATTATCTCGCCGCGCCTACTTTGGCAAAAATCCACGTCGATATCTGGCATGCTAACACGCTCTGGGTTTAGAAACCTCTCAAAAAGTAGGTTGTATGGGATCGGATCAAGGTCAGTGATCTTTAGCGAGTAAGCAACCAAGCTACCAGCCGCAGAACCACGTCCTGGGCCAACTGGCACGCCTCTACTTTTAGCCTCATTTATGAAGTCCCAAACGATCATCATGTAGCCTGGAAAATTCATTTTATTTATGATGCCAATCTCTATCTCAAGGCGCTTTTTGTATTCGTCATGTAAATTTTCAGGGACAAATTTTAGCCTCTCTTCAAGACCTTTTCTACATTCATACTCAAAAAAAATAGCATCATTTTTAAAGCTATATCTATTTTCAGGCTCTGGAAGTGTTAAATTTCTCTCTTTAGCATACTCAAGTGTAAATTTAAAATTTGGCGGAGTTGGGTTGCCAAGCTTGATCTCAAGGTTGCACTTATCCACGATCTCTTGGGTATTTTCTATCACTTCAGGGATATCTAAAAATAGCTCACTCATCTGCTCTTTGCTTTTTACAAAAAACTCATGGACGCTGTGGCGAAGTCGGTTTGGATCATCTAAAGTTTTGTTCATCGCGATACACATAAAAACCTCATGCGCGTCAGCTCGCTCTTTAAAAGTGTAGTGAGTATCGTTTGTGGCGATGACCTTTATGCCAGTCTCTTTGGCGATGCGTAAAATGTCATCATCAATGCGTTTTTGATCGCCGATGCCGTGACGCATGATCTCAAGATAAAAGTCATCTCCAAAAATTTCTTTATATTCAAGTGCGACCTCTTTTGCTCTCTCATAGCCCTTTGCGCCAAATTTGACGTTACGATCGCTTAAATTTAGATGCCAACTCACCTCGCCCTGCAAGCAAGCAGAACTACAAACCAAGCCCTCGCTGTGCTCTTTTAATATTTTTTTATTTATACGAGGATAGTAGTAAAAGCCCTCGATGTAGCTCATGGAGCTAAGATACATTAAATTTTTATAGCCAGTCTCGTTTTTGGCGATTAGTATAAGGTGAAAGCGCTGCTTAGTACTCTTATCATCAAGCTGCTCGCCATTATGCACGTAAGCTTCAATGCCAATTAGCGGCTTTATACCCTCTTTTTTCATCGCCTTGTAAAAATCTATCGCTCCAAACATATTGCCGTGATCAGTAATCGCCGCTGCTGTGTCGCCTCTATCATGAAGCACATGAGCTAGCTCTTTTATCTTGTTTGCTCCGTCTAGTAGGGAGTATTCAGTGTGTAAATGTAGGTGTGTAAAGCTAGAATTTTCACTCATTTTTTATCCTTTTTTAATGAGTGGATTTTACAAAATTTTGGCTAATAAGGTGCTTGATAAAAACTTAACGTGAGCTTTAAAATTTAAAGATTTTGTAGTTTGTGGCTAAGAACGAAGCGCGCTGTCATCTGACGCACTATGCTATTAAGGTCTTGTAAATTTTAAAATTTCATGAACGAGTAATTTCGGCTCTAAAAGTTGAGTTAAGCGGTCAGTGAAGCCAAAATTTAGTAGTCAATTCTTGCGAGTGAATGGAATTTTAAAATCTATAAGAGTGAAAAAGAATTAGATCGCGGACTAAGCCGCAATCCATTATAAATAAACTGGGATATTTGTGTGTTCTAAGAAAAATCTTGAAGTGCCACCAAGCACCATTTCCATAAGACCATTTTCACCATATCTGCTAGCAACGATTAGATCAGCGTTTCTATCAATAGCTGCTTTTAAAAGTGCTTCGCCAGGTATCATCGTAGTAGCAATCACTTCAAAAGTGGCTGATATGCCATGAATTTTGAAGTACTCTTCAAGCTTTTTAAGATTTAGTTCAGCATTATCTCCAAGGCTTGCTTTTGAGGTAATGCACTGAACCTTTTTTGCCTTTTTTAAAAGATCAATCGAGCCTGTTAATGCCCTTGAGCTTTGCGTCGTGCCAGTCCAGCTAACAAGGATATTATCGGCTTTAAACTCACGCATTTTTCTAGGGATTACAATCGCATTTTTACCGCTTTTTAAAACAGCTGACTCAAATGTACCAGTGATCTTTCCATCAAGTGGCACTGCAGCCACTACTAGATCGCAAAATTTACTCTCTTGCTCCACTATCGCGCTTCTTTTGCCGCTGTGAATCGTAAAATTTGCGGTGCAAACGTCTTCAATGATTTCACTAGTTACTTTTATGCCAAGCTCGGCACAAATTTTATTGAAAATTTTCTCATTCTCTTCATGCTCGACAGCTAGTTCAGATTTAGCTGATTTTAGAAATTCTTCAAAAAGCACTCCTCCACGAAGCGTCATTTTCATATTATAAACTACGCTTGGGTCAAGCTGACAAGTCATAATTTCCATATGTGTGTTAAACCACTGAGCAACCTTTAGGGCACCATAAATTCTTGGCTCGATATCGTCTCCAGCTCCTATTGGAAAAAGCAACTTTTTGTATTTCATCATCTGTCCTTTAAAATTTATTCAACCAAAGAGAGCGAAATTTTATTTCCTTTTTGCTCGCTCACACATACTTTGACCTGGTCGCCTATATTTAATGGAGCTTTTATCTTTGAGATATGAAGCAAGCCATCAATGCCATCTTTTAGCTCGATAAACACACCAAAATCAACCACACTCTTTACAGTTCCCAAAAACTCATCACCGATATTAAAATTTGGTTTTGAACGCTCTTTGTCGTGTTTAAAAGGCTTTTTGCCAAATGAACGTCCATTGTCTTTTGAAGTGATAGAGATGATGTAGTCTTTTGCAGCATCGACATTTTTCTTTGCTCCACCTGCGATTTTCACCTCGCCTTTTTCTCTATCAAGATCGATTGAGACTTCAAATTTCTCAATGATCTCTTTTATAGTCTTGCCAGCTTGTCCGATGATGTCTACGATTTTGCTTGGATCGACACTAAATAATTCAAGCTTTGGAAGCACATCTTCATTTATTTCTATATTTTTATCCGCTTCTGTCATCAAAGATAAGATATGTCCTCTACCACGTTTTGCTTGATAAAGTGCCTCTTTTAGCACTTCTAAACTAATGCCACCAAGCTTAATATCCATCTGAAGCGCTGTGATGCCATCACTTGTACCTGCTACTTTAAAGTCCATGTCACCGTCATGATCTTCAAGTCCCATGATATCTGTTAGCACTGCATGCTTATCGCCTTCAAATATTAATCCCATAGCGACACCTGCGACAAGTTTTAAAGTATTTACGCCAGCTGCTCTAAGTGCGAGCGAGCCACCACAAACGCTAGCCATCGAGCTTGAGCCGTTACTCTCTAAAATTTCTGAAACGACTCTTATTGTGTATGGAGAAGCTAGATCGATACTTGGCGCAAGGGCACGTTTGGCTAAATTTCCATGTCCAAGCTCGCGTCTACCAGGAGCTTTTAGTGGGCTTGCCTCACCTACGCTAAAGCCTGGAAAATTGTAGTTAAACATAAATTTCTCTACAAAAGGTACTTTTTCAGTGAGGATGTCATACATTTGAGCGTCGCTGTCAGTGCCAAGAGTAGTGACAACCAAAGCCTGCGTCTGTCCTCTTGTAAAGAGGCATGAGCCATGTGCATTTGGAAGCACATTTGTCTCAATACTAATAGGCCTAACCTCTTCAAGACCACGCCCATCAGCTCTTACGCCTTCATTTATTATCTGCTCTCTAACGATTTTCTTTTTATATTTACCAAGGACATTTGTGATAACAGCCTCGTCCCAACCCTCTTTTTGTGCTACCTCATCGCTTGAAATTTGTTTCGCGATCTTGCTAAGTTCGCTCGCGCGCTCGCTTTTTGCCATTTGATTGATAGCATTTTTGACTTCAGCTTTATAAAATTTATCGATATAAATAGCGATATTTTCATTTTCTATCTCAGGTTTTAGCTCAAGCACAGCGTCTTCTTTTTTATGCTCTTTAAATGCTTCTTCATAAGCGCTACTAGCTCTTAATATCGCCTTACCAGCAAAATCAATCGCCTCAACCATCATATCTTCGCTAAATTCATTCATTAGCTGTTTTTGAGCCATGCTGTCACTTAAGCTCGGATCTATCATCGGCTCAATCGCAACCATTGGGATAAGCTGCGTAGTTTGCTGAGGCAAGCTTCTCATCTCGATCATCAAAAGCTCATCTTTTGTGCCAGCTACATAAAGATCTATCGCACTTTGTTTTAGTTCAGAGTTGCTTGGGTTGATCACAAATTTTTCATCTATGTAGCCAACTCTAACGCCACAAACTGGGCGATTTACTGGGATGTCGCTAAGATACAACGCAACTGAAGCCGCATTTAGGCTCACAACTTGCAAATCAACCTCAGGATCAGCTGAAAGCACCATTACAACGATTTGAGTTGGATATGCGTAACCTTTTGGAAAGAGTGGTCTAAGAGATCTATCAATGATGCGAGCTGTTAGCGTTTCAAAGTCGCCTGGCTTTGTCTCACGCTTAACGTAACCGCCAGGAATTTTTCCAGCGGCGTAAGCTTTTTCAATGTATTGCACCGTTAGAGGTAAAAAATCCTCCTCAACTTGTGTGTCCTCTCTTGCAACAGTTGCTAAAACTACGGTATTTTTCACCCTTAAAAGTACCGCTCCGCTAGCTTGTTTTGCTACTTTATTAAGGTCAAAAATTTCAACCTGATTATTGACTTCTATACTATATTGCATTATTTTTATCTCCTTGTTGTTTTTGTAACGGCAAATAATAAGGGCTCTCTTCTAATATTGACATGATACGCTCACTCGTAGCTTCGATCTTTTTCTCGTAATACGAATCCACATCGATAAAATCAACGATCTTATTTATCGTGTAAATTTCATCAACCATATCATTTAAATTTGTAAAGACATCAGTAGCAATCACTGGCGTTGCGTATGAGATGGATTTTACCTTCACATCAAGCAACGTCTTTATGCAAATGAGTGCCGTCATACCAGTCTCGCACCCCTCATCGATTAGTAAAATATTTTTATCTTTTAGCTCTCCTATCAAATTTCCTTTTCGGTATTTATAAACGTTTTTTAAAATTTTTTCTTCATATTTTCTATGTGCTTCGCCGTAAATATAGTCATAGCTTATATTAAAAGCTTTTATAAGTTTATCGTTTAATACTATATCTTCTGTCTCGCTAACTATTGCAACATCACATTCGCTATTATTTGGCGCAGGTATTGGCTCGCTAAAGAGCATCTCGTAGCTTAAATTTAAACTTCTACAAACTGCATCTGTGAGTATAACTGACTCAAGCGACATACAAACAACTATCGTCTTTTTATCTACGAGCTCTTTTTTTGGCAAAATTTCAATTAGCTTGCTAGCTGCTTCTAATTGATCCTTAAATTTAGCCGTTATCATTTAGTTGGCACTCGATTTTGTGCTACTTTGTGAGAAGTCATAGTGCAAACCACCCATTGGATAGAAATTTATCGTGAAATAAATACCATTTTTTCTAGTTGACGCTGAGCCGTTTATTGTTGTTGTTGGCTCTACATCTTGTTGATAAATTATCCCGTAATTCCAGCATTTTCTTTGATGAAGCACGCCAACTCTCCAGCTTTTTGTGTAACTTCGCTCAATATCATATTGCCAGCCACCAATAAGACTATACTGATGAGGTAATTTTACTCCAAGACCACTTGTAAAATAGCTATCTTTTGTCGCACTATTTTTTATTTTGCTATCATTTTTCTTCATGGTGTGAAGCATATTTAGCCAAAATAGATCATTTGTGTATGAAAATCCGCTTTGTACCTTTTTTAGCTCTTTGCTCTTGTGTGAATACTCAAGCTTATTATAAAGGCTTAAATTTTCAAATGGATATAGATAGATAGCATTTTTTAAATTCGAATATTCATCTTTTTTTGTGTAATATCCTTGAGAAATACTATGTTTTATAATCTTTCTACCATTAGAGTTAAAGAAATACTGAGTCAAATAACCAGAAATTTCTTCCTTACTCTGCTCTTGAGTCAAGAAATTTTCATACTCATTTAG is a genomic window containing:
- a CDS encoding universal stress protein; this encodes MKYKKLLFPIGAGDDIEPRIYGALKVAQWFNTHMEIMTCQLDPSVVYNMKMTLRGGVLFEEFLKSAKSELAVEHEENEKIFNKICAELGIKVTSEIIEDVCTANFTIHSGKRSAIVEQESKFCDLVVAAVPLDGKITGTFESAVLKSGKNAIVIPRKMREFKADNILVSWTGTTQSSRALTGSIDLLKKAKKVQCITSKASLGDNAELNLKKLEEYFKIHGISATFEVIATTMIPGEALLKAAIDRNADLIVASRYGENGLMEMVLGGTSRFFLEHTNIPVYL
- a CDS encoding polyribonucleotide nucleotidyltransferase, with translation MQYSIEVNNQVEIFDLNKVAKQASGAVLLRVKNTVVLATVAREDTQVEEDFLPLTVQYIEKAYAAGKIPGGYVKRETKPGDFETLTARIIDRSLRPLFPKGYAYPTQIVVMVLSADPEVDLQVVSLNAASVALYLSDIPVNRPVCGVRVGYIDEKFVINPSNSELKQSAIDLYVAGTKDELLMIEMRSLPQQTTQLIPMVAIEPMIDPSLSDSMAQKQLMNEFSEDMMVEAIDFAGKAILRASSAYEEAFKEHKKEDAVLELKPEIENENIAIYIDKFYKAEVKNAINQMAKSERASELSKIAKQISSDEVAQKEGWDEAVITNVLGKYKKKIVREQIINEGVRADGRGLEEVRPISIETNVLPNAHGSCLFTRGQTQALVVTTLGTDSDAQMYDILTEKVPFVEKFMFNYNFPGFSVGEASPLKAPGRRELGHGNLAKRALAPSIDLASPYTIRVVSEILESNGSSSMASVCGGSLALRAAGVNTLKLVAGVAMGLIFEGDKHAVLTDIMGLEDHDGDMDFKVAGTSDGITALQMDIKLGGISLEVLKEALYQAKRGRGHILSLMTEADKNIEINEDVLPKLELFSVDPSKIVDIIGQAGKTIKEIIEKFEVSIDLDREKGEVKIAGGAKKNVDAAKDYIISITSKDNGRSFGKKPFKHDKERSKPNFNIGDEFLGTVKSVVDFGVFIELKDGIDGLLHISKIKAPLNIGDQVKVCVSEQKGNKISLSLVE